The following proteins are encoded in a genomic region of Hoeflea phototrophica DFL-43:
- a CDS encoding class I SAM-dependent methyltransferase translates to MTTALPSNRDLRDDIRDYWSDRAATFDNDPGHKISEGTELVAWANLFRRHLGAANGRKLLDLASGTGEIALLCQELGFSVTGLDWAEPMLERARAKAPNATFLQADAEQTMLPDASFDVVVTRHLVWTLVDPKAAFAEWQRILKPGGRLLIVDGDFVSRTWLTRMIERFSGSTSHGMVSRHQDIVARVYFNQGARSDAVAELLVNAGFEGLRIENHLGEIHRAQARLFGWRKSLLRRSEHRYAISALAPMATKG, encoded by the coding sequence ATGACCACCGCTTTACCCTCCAACAGGGACCTGCGCGACGACATTCGAGATTATTGGTCGGACCGCGCGGCAACCTTCGACAACGACCCCGGTCACAAAATATCCGAGGGCACGGAACTTGTCGCATGGGCCAATCTCTTCCGCCGCCATCTGGGCGCAGCCAACGGACGCAAGCTTCTCGATCTTGCATCAGGCACCGGAGAGATAGCACTGCTCTGCCAGGAACTCGGTTTTTCGGTTACGGGACTCGACTGGGCGGAGCCGATGCTCGAACGGGCACGCGCGAAAGCCCCAAACGCAACCTTCCTCCAAGCCGATGCCGAACAGACCATGCTGCCAGATGCAAGCTTCGATGTGGTGGTGACGCGGCATCTGGTCTGGACGCTGGTGGATCCTAAAGCTGCCTTTGCTGAATGGCAGCGCATCCTCAAGCCTGGAGGACGATTGCTGATCGTTGATGGCGATTTTGTCAGCCGCACTTGGCTTACCAGGATGATCGAGCGGTTTTCAGGCTCAACCAGCCATGGAATGGTCTCTCGCCATCAGGACATTGTTGCACGCGTCTATTTCAACCAGGGCGCCCGCTCCGATGCGGTCGCAGAACTGCTGGTGAATGCTGGATTTGAAGGCCTTCGCATCGAGAATCACCTCGGTGAAATTCACCGGGCCCAGGCCCGCCTGTTTGGTTGGCGCAAGTCACTGCTTCGCCGATCCGAACACCGCTATGCCATCAGCGCCTTGGCACCCATGGCGACCAAAGGGTAA
- a CDS encoding phosphonate ABC transporter ATP-binding protein, translated as MRDLAPPCIDVEAHQLSKRFGSNEIFSDVSFRLLRGEAVALVGANGTGKSTLLRCMMGLIPAASGKVVVLGQDASSTSSRELRALRARMGLVSQKHNLVPRLSVLSNVIQGLLGRHPGIRHWSHRSAPAASREAAMEALGKVGLAEFALRRADRLSGGQSQRVAIARAIVGKPEILIADEPCASLDPAAGEDIMKLFFDLARQDGVTVVFTSHHIDHALRYGDRILGLVDHRLKLDARASELNAADLRGLYD; from the coding sequence ATGCGCGATTTGGCGCCTCCCTGCATCGATGTGGAAGCACATCAGCTGTCCAAGCGTTTCGGCAGCAACGAGATTTTCTCTGATGTCAGCTTCCGTTTGCTGCGTGGCGAAGCCGTCGCACTTGTCGGGGCGAATGGCACCGGCAAGTCAACCCTGCTCAGATGCATGATGGGGCTGATTCCGGCGGCCTCCGGCAAAGTGGTCGTCTTGGGCCAGGATGCCTCGAGCACGAGTTCCCGCGAACTTCGGGCCTTGCGCGCACGCATGGGTCTGGTGTCTCAGAAACACAATCTGGTGCCGCGTCTCTCGGTTCTTTCCAATGTCATCCAGGGGCTTCTGGGGCGGCATCCCGGAATTCGGCATTGGAGCCACAGGTCCGCGCCGGCAGCGTCACGCGAAGCTGCAATGGAAGCGCTCGGCAAGGTCGGGCTCGCCGAATTCGCACTGCGCCGTGCAGACCGTCTGTCAGGAGGCCAGTCGCAACGTGTCGCGATCGCCCGCGCAATCGTCGGCAAACCCGAAATCCTGATCGCCGACGAGCCCTGCGCCTCGCTCGATCCGGCGGCAGGAGAGGACATTATGAAGCTGTTTTTTGATCTCGCGCGGCAGGACGGCGTCACGGTTGTCTTCACCTCGCATCACATCGACCATGCGCTGCGCTATGGCGACCGGATCCTGGGGCTCGTTGATCATCGCCTGAAACTGGATGCCAGAGCCTCTGAGCTCAATGCGGCCGATTTGCGTGGGCTCTATGACTGA
- a CDS encoding class I SAM-dependent methyltransferase gives MKTDTADQHWNEQWANIEAGSKWLTPEADVQSWAASLTPGARILDLGAGVGRHALWLARAGFEVTALDAAPEGLAEIDNAGGVKTIESRMHALPFEDGSFDHVLSWNVIYHGDEDILLRTIGEIRRVLTPKGSFLGTMLSDRRLPHELAKAPGREISRNTWVFDSPGTDKMHPHYFCSAADLLALFSGFEVLKLENREHESPGSFHWHVTMERL, from the coding sequence TTGAAAACAGACACCGCGGATCAGCACTGGAACGAGCAATGGGCCAATATCGAAGCGGGCAGCAAATGGCTCACCCCGGAAGCCGATGTGCAGTCATGGGCGGCATCGCTCACGCCCGGTGCCCGGATTCTCGATCTGGGCGCCGGCGTGGGCCGGCATGCGCTCTGGCTTGCCCGCGCAGGGTTTGAGGTCACAGCCCTGGATGCTGCGCCGGAGGGCCTGGCCGAAATCGACAATGCGGGCGGCGTCAAAACCATTGAGAGCCGGATGCATGCCCTGCCCTTCGAAGACGGCAGTTTCGATCATGTCTTGAGCTGGAATGTCATTTATCATGGTGACGAGGACATCCTGCTGCGCACCATCGGCGAAATCCGGCGCGTTTTGACGCCGAAGGGCTCCTTTCTCGGAACGATGCTTTCAGACCGCCGCCTTCCGCATGAACTGGCCAAGGCCCCTGGCCGGGAGATCAGCCGCAACACCTGGGTTTTCGACAGCCCCGGAACTGACAAGATGCACCCGCACTATTTTTGCAGCGCAGCCGATCTGCTGGCGCTCTTCTCGGGCTTCGAAGTCCTCAAACTGGAAAACCGCGAGCATGAAAGCCCGGGCTCGTTCCATTGGCATGTGACCATGGAGCGCCTCTAG
- the pcaQ gene encoding pca operon transcription factor PcaQ: MSDLIDISGKYMDRRIKFRHLDAFSAIARARSLKIAAEQLRLTQPAISRTLKELEEIVGVTLMERSRSGVSLTPEGEVFLQFAEQSTSALRVGLNSVRGIGGASGRLKVGALPSVASGLLPRAVLEFARASRDTQLEIHEGPHYDLTSRLRSGALDLVVGRLGRPKTMDGLSFRQLYTEEVVVVTAAGGPAATVRSFAELENFQVLYPPEDSAIRPLVARLLISLGVPLFSNRIESASSAFGRAVTLADTRTVWFISRGVVADDLKEGRLAMLDVDTSATVGAVGIMSRSEEIPSAAARAFASILSRGTA, translated from the coding sequence TTGAGTGATTTGATTGACATTTCCGGTAAGTATATGGATCGCCGCATCAAGTTCCGACATCTTGACGCCTTCAGCGCCATCGCCCGGGCGCGGAGCCTGAAAATTGCGGCCGAGCAATTGCGGCTGACCCAGCCGGCCATTTCGCGAACGTTGAAGGAGCTCGAAGAGATCGTTGGCGTGACGCTGATGGAACGCAGCCGCTCGGGTGTGAGCCTGACGCCGGAGGGGGAGGTGTTCCTTCAATTTGCGGAACAGAGCACATCGGCGCTTCGCGTCGGGCTCAACAGCGTTCGCGGGATTGGCGGCGCATCGGGACGTCTGAAGGTCGGCGCGCTTCCAAGCGTTGCCTCCGGGCTTCTGCCACGGGCCGTGCTTGAGTTTGCCCGCGCGAGCCGCGACACGCAGCTCGAGATCCACGAAGGGCCCCACTATGATCTGACCTCGCGGCTGCGCAGCGGCGCACTTGATCTTGTGGTCGGCCGGCTGGGCCGGCCAAAGACCATGGATGGCCTGAGTTTCCGTCAGCTCTACACAGAGGAGGTGGTGGTGGTCACGGCTGCCGGCGGGCCGGCGGCGACGGTCCGTTCCTTTGCCGAGCTTGAGAATTTCCAGGTGCTGTATCCGCCGGAGGATTCCGCGATCCGGCCATTGGTGGCGCGGCTGTTGATTTCGCTAGGCGTGCCATTGTTTTCCAACCGGATCGAGTCCGCGTCTTCGGCGTTCGGGCGCGCCGTTACGCTGGCTGATACCCGCACCGTATGGTTCATCAGCCGTGGCGTGGTCGCCGATGATCTGAAGGAAGGGCGGCTGGCCATGCTCGACGTCGACACAAGTGCTACGGTGGGAGCCGTCGGGATCATGAGCCGGTCCGAGGAAATCCCGTCTGCTGCTGCGCGTGCCTTTGCAAGCATTCTGTCGCGCGGCACGGCTTGA
- the phnE gene encoding phosphonate ABC transporter, permease protein PhnE has translation MTDLAPSRYERPSAFAFLGYLLGLALIVWCLAGAGLSLDKMLTAPPRFADFIDRAFPPNLEPTVLVRLGWKMVETLQIAVAGAVIGVILSLPIALLAARGLIAGLWVNQIIRTLMGFIRAVPDIAWALVFVVAVGLGPFAGMCAIIVDTIGFCGRFFADDMEATDKGPAESLTATGARKIDVVACATIPAAMPAFISTSLYALEKAVRSSSVLGLVGAGGIGIELKVGFDLFDYPTAMTVILMIAVVVIAIEQVSGWARTKIIGEQR, from the coding sequence ATGACTGATCTTGCCCCATCTCGGTATGAACGGCCCTCGGCTTTTGCGTTCCTGGGATACCTGCTCGGTCTGGCATTGATCGTCTGGTGCCTGGCTGGCGCGGGACTGTCGCTGGACAAGATGCTGACCGCCCCACCCCGCTTCGCCGACTTCATTGACCGCGCCTTCCCTCCGAACCTGGAGCCAACGGTGCTCGTCAGGCTCGGCTGGAAGATGGTTGAGACGCTTCAGATTGCAGTGGCAGGCGCCGTGATCGGAGTGATCCTGTCGCTGCCAATCGCACTTCTGGCTGCGCGCGGGCTGATCGCCGGCCTGTGGGTCAATCAGATCATCAGAACCCTCATGGGTTTCATCCGGGCTGTCCCTGACATCGCCTGGGCGTTGGTCTTCGTGGTTGCTGTCGGCCTCGGCCCCTTTGCAGGCATGTGCGCGATCATTGTTGATACGATCGGATTCTGTGGGCGCTTCTTCGCCGACGACATGGAAGCCACCGACAAGGGACCTGCAGAATCGCTGACAGCCACCGGTGCCCGCAAGATAGATGTCGTCGCCTGCGCCACCATTCCCGCGGCAATGCCGGCCTTTATCTCAACGTCGCTCTATGCGCTGGAAAAAGCGGTCAGGTCCTCAAGCGTTCTCGGACTCGTCGGCGCTGGCGGGATCGGCATCGAACTCAAGGTGGGGTTTGATCTCTTCGATTACCCCACCGCCATGACCGTGATCCTGATGATCGCGGTTGTGGTCATAGCCATTGAACAAGTCAGCGGCTGGGCCCGCACCAAAATCATTGGAGAACAACGTTGA
- a CDS encoding alpha-D-ribose 1-methylphosphonate 5-triphosphate diphosphatase encodes MTLQTFEGATVYLPGEIAETSVTIADGKIAEIGGPAQGETIDARGLILAPALIDVHGDAFERQLMPRTGVYFPLEPAVLETDRQLAANGIATAYHAITLSWEPGLRSVDRARELMQAMIDLAPRLLVENRVQLRWETFAFEALDLIDWALKAPLLPSIAFNDHTSMTMRAYDVAIQDRHFELSPDFSIAALDDERMKKRTASKAHRAGMADEDYIKLLGEVWERRDQVGSTIARVAAAGRAAGAPMLSHDDTRAETRSWYRDLGALTSEFPMVLEAAQAARDAGDTIIFGAPNAARGGSHIGSLSAGDMVEAGLCDALASDYYYPALLAAIERLDREKRADRSRLWSLVSGGAATAMGLNDRGEIRAGKRADLVLVDWPEAQTPAIRGTWVNGRCAFRSTPAG; translated from the coding sequence ATGACACTTCAGACATTTGAGGGCGCGACTGTCTATCTTCCGGGCGAAATCGCCGAGACATCCGTGACCATAGCTGATGGCAAGATCGCCGAAATCGGCGGGCCGGCGCAAGGCGAAACGATCGATGCCCGCGGGTTGATCCTGGCGCCAGCACTCATCGACGTCCATGGCGATGCATTCGAGCGCCAGTTGATGCCGCGCACCGGCGTGTATTTTCCGCTCGAGCCGGCCGTTCTCGAGACCGACCGGCAACTGGCCGCCAACGGCATAGCAACCGCCTACCACGCAATCACCTTGAGCTGGGAGCCGGGCCTGAGAAGCGTGGACCGGGCCCGCGAGCTGATGCAGGCAATGATTGACCTTGCCCCGCGCCTGCTCGTGGAAAACCGCGTGCAACTGCGCTGGGAAACCTTTGCCTTCGAAGCTCTTGATCTCATCGATTGGGCGCTCAAAGCGCCATTGCTGCCGTCAATCGCATTCAACGATCATACATCCATGACCATGCGGGCCTATGATGTCGCAATCCAGGATCGGCACTTCGAACTGTCACCGGATTTCTCCATCGCAGCGCTCGATGATGAAAGAATGAAAAAGCGGACGGCTTCGAAAGCGCACCGCGCGGGCATGGCGGATGAGGATTATATCAAGCTTCTGGGCGAGGTCTGGGAGCGGCGTGACCAAGTCGGCTCCACCATCGCGCGCGTGGCAGCTGCCGGCCGCGCAGCGGGCGCTCCAATGCTCAGCCATGACGACACAAGAGCTGAAACCCGGAGCTGGTATCGCGACCTGGGAGCCCTGACATCGGAATTCCCGATGGTTCTCGAAGCCGCGCAGGCAGCACGCGATGCGGGCGACACGATCATTTTCGGCGCGCCGAACGCAGCAAGGGGCGGCAGCCATATCGGCTCGTTGAGCGCGGGCGATATGGTCGAGGCCGGGCTCTGCGATGCACTGGCGTCCGATTATTATTATCCGGCGCTGCTGGCGGCAATCGAACGGCTCGACCGTGAAAAGCGGGCCGATCGCAGCCGTCTTTGGTCGCTGGTTTCCGGCGGTGCCGCCACAGCCATGGGTCTGAATGACCGTGGCGAAATCCGCGCCGGAAAGCGGGCCGACCTTGTTCTGGTAGACTGGCCCGAGGCACAGACACCTGCAATTCGCGGCACATGGGTCAATGGACGCTGCGCCTTCCGCTCAACACCTGCGGGATAG
- the pobA gene encoding 4-hydroxybenzoate 3-monooxygenase, producing the protein MKTRIVIIGGGPSGLLLSQLLHSRGIDSIVLERKTKDYVLSRIRAGVLERGIVKLMEEAGCADRLHAEGIPHDGTLVSYGDEMFRIDFTELTGTPVMVYGQTEVTRDLYKAREAAGGRIEFEVDCVEIHGTDGDAPHVTYTVDGEARRIDCDFIAGCDGFHGVSRQAIPLSVRTEYEKVYPFGWLGILSETPPVSEELIYANSSRGFALCSMRNPQLSRYYIQCSLSDSVNDWTDEAFWQELNRRIPANVAEKLVTGPSIEKSIAPLRSFVTEPMRWGKLFLCGDAAHIVPPTGAKGLNTAASDVHYLYEGLCQFYETGSSDGIDRYSEKALSRVWKAERFSWWFSSLLHRYPDQSPFDLKMQIAELEFLRSNKAAQKAMAENYVGLPY; encoded by the coding sequence TTGAAAACCCGGATCGTCATCATCGGCGGTGGGCCGTCCGGCCTGCTCCTGTCGCAATTGCTTCATAGCCGCGGCATCGACAGCATCGTGCTCGAGCGCAAGACCAAGGACTATGTTCTCAGCCGCATCCGCGCCGGCGTTCTCGAACGCGGCATCGTCAAGCTGATGGAAGAGGCAGGCTGCGCCGATCGGCTCCATGCCGAAGGCATTCCCCATGATGGCACGCTCGTGTCCTACGGTGACGAGATGTTCCGCATCGATTTCACCGAACTGACAGGAACACCGGTCATGGTCTATGGCCAGACCGAGGTCACCCGCGATCTTTACAAAGCGCGCGAGGCGGCCGGTGGCCGCATCGAGTTCGAAGTCGACTGTGTGGAAATCCACGGAACCGATGGCGATGCGCCGCATGTCACCTATACGGTCGACGGAGAGGCACGCCGGATTGATTGCGATTTCATCGCCGGCTGCGACGGCTTTCATGGCGTCAGCCGTCAGGCAATCCCACTCTCGGTCCGCACCGAGTATGAGAAAGTCTATCCTTTCGGCTGGCTCGGCATCTTGAGCGAAACGCCGCCGGTCAGCGAGGAGCTGATCTACGCCAATTCGAGCCGCGGTTTTGCACTATGCTCGATGCGCAATCCGCAGCTGAGCCGCTACTACATCCAGTGCTCCCTGTCGGACAGCGTGAACGACTGGACCGATGAAGCCTTCTGGCAGGAACTCAATCGCCGCATCCCCGCAAATGTGGCAGAAAAGCTTGTCACCGGCCCTTCAATCGAAAAGAGCATCGCGCCATTGCGGTCCTTCGTGACAGAGCCGATGCGCTGGGGAAAATTGTTCCTGTGTGGTGATGCCGCTCATATCGTGCCGCCCACCGGTGCCAAGGGCCTCAACACCGCCGCCTCAGACGTTCACTATCTTTATGAGGGCCTTTGCCAGTTCTACGAAACCGGCTCGAGCGACGGCATTGATCGCTATTCCGAAAAGGCGCTCAGCCGCGTCTGGAAGGCCGAGCGGTTCTCCTGGTGGTTCTCCTCGCTGCTGCACCGCTATCCGGACCAGTCGCCTTTCGATCTGAAAATGCAGATCGCGGAGCTAGAATTTTTGCGCTCCAACAAGGCGGCCCAAAAGGCGATGGCTGAAAACTATGTAGGATTGCCCTATTGA
- a CDS encoding PhnD/SsuA/transferrin family substrate-binding protein gives MDFKSIVFGLGLVAASTIAAAADNWKLAVTDVEGMERLQLEWGPFKDALETATGDTFEFFPVNSRTAAAEALRGKTVDFVVSGPAEYVVINKLTEATPLIGLGRPDYFCAIIVRADSGINVPADLKGKKVAFGDIGSTSNMLCPMQLLADYGIDPVNDIKKTHTARNIAHEALKNGDVAAIGMNAGSFMGVRAKDTGVPYGFYKMIARSGDLPNDMIMVGSHLPVETANAVRDAILYNKGAIIAGITAHEENDKYVGMDLVAIEDSAYNYVRSMYTNAGYPQFDSFIGD, from the coding sequence ATGGACTTCAAATCTATCGTCTTTGGTCTTGGACTGGTCGCAGCATCAACGATTGCTGCTGCCGCCGACAACTGGAAGCTCGCAGTCACCGACGTCGAGGGCATGGAGCGCCTTCAGCTTGAGTGGGGTCCGTTCAAGGACGCCCTCGAAACAGCAACCGGCGATACTTTCGAATTCTTCCCGGTCAATTCCCGCACGGCTGCCGCAGAGGCGCTTCGCGGCAAGACGGTCGATTTTGTCGTCTCCGGCCCTGCCGAATATGTCGTCATCAACAAGCTCACAGAAGCAACCCCGCTGATCGGCCTTGGCCGTCCGGACTATTTCTGCGCAATCATCGTGCGCGCCGACAGTGGCATCAACGTGCCTGCCGATCTCAAGGGCAAGAAAGTGGCTTTCGGCGACATCGGCTCCACCTCCAACATGCTCTGCCCGATGCAACTGCTGGCAGACTATGGAATTGATCCGGTCAACGACATCAAGAAAACCCATACGGCCCGCAACATTGCCCACGAAGCCCTCAAGAACGGCGATGTTGCGGCAATCGGCATGAACGCCGGCAGCTTTATGGGAGTCCGCGCCAAGGATACCGGTGTCCCCTATGGCTTCTACAAGATGATTGCCCGCTCCGGCGACCTTCCCAATGACATGATCATGGTCGGTTCCCACCTGCCCGTGGAAACTGCAAATGCGGTACGCGATGCCATCCTCTACAACAAGGGCGCCATCATCGCCGGCATCACCGCCCATGAAGAGAATGACAAATATGTCGGCATGGATCTCGTCGCCATCGAAGACAGCGCCTACAACTATGTCCGCTCGATGTACACCAATGCAGGCTATCCTCAGTTTGACAGCTTCATCGGTGACTGA